Proteins encoded within one genomic window of Nonomuraea gerenzanensis:
- the glgA gene encoding glycogen synthase produces MRVDLLSREYPPEVYGGAGVHMEYLARELRKLADVRVRCFGADRDEPGVSAYRVPGGLAGANAALQVLGVDLEMAAACQGADVVHSHTWYANFAGHVAKLLHGVPHVITTHSLEPLRPWKAEQLGGGYAISSWAERTALAAADAVVAVSEGMRRDVLAAYPEIAPEKVTVVHNGIDTAEYAPDQATDVLERHGVDPGRPYVIFVGRITRQKGLVHLLHAARSFDPAAQLVLCAGAPDTPEIAAEVTELVRGLDRDGVFWIQEMLPKPQVIQLLTHATVFVCPSVYEPMGIVNLEAMACETAVVATATGGIPEVVADGATGLLVPISQAADGTPHDPERFAADLAERVNALLGDPARARAMGEAGRARAIEHFSWTRIAERTLDLYASLGA; encoded by the coding sequence ATGCGTGTTGATCTGCTCAGCCGGGAGTATCCGCCCGAGGTCTACGGCGGGGCCGGGGTGCACATGGAGTACCTCGCCAGGGAGCTGAGGAAGCTCGCCGACGTACGCGTGCGCTGCTTCGGGGCCGACCGCGACGAGCCGGGCGTCTCCGCCTACCGGGTGCCGGGCGGGCTGGCCGGCGCCAACGCCGCCCTGCAGGTGCTCGGCGTGGACCTGGAGATGGCCGCCGCCTGCCAGGGCGCCGACGTCGTGCACTCCCACACGTGGTACGCCAACTTCGCCGGCCACGTGGCCAAGCTCCTGCACGGCGTGCCCCACGTGATCACCACGCACAGCCTGGAGCCGCTGCGCCCGTGGAAGGCCGAGCAGCTCGGCGGCGGCTACGCGATCTCGTCCTGGGCCGAGCGCACGGCCCTGGCCGCCGCCGACGCGGTCGTCGCGGTCTCGGAGGGCATGCGCCGCGACGTCCTGGCCGCCTACCCGGAGATCGCGCCGGAGAAGGTCACCGTCGTCCACAACGGCATCGACACCGCCGAGTACGCTCCCGACCAGGCCACCGACGTGCTGGAGCGGCACGGCGTCGACCCGGGCCGCCCGTACGTCATCTTCGTCGGCCGCATCACCCGGCAGAAGGGCCTGGTCCACCTCCTGCACGCGGCCCGCTCCTTCGACCCGGCGGCGCAGCTCGTGCTCTGCGCGGGCGCGCCCGACACGCCGGAGATCGCCGCGGAGGTGACCGAGCTGGTGCGCGGGCTCGACCGCGACGGCGTGTTCTGGATCCAGGAGATGCTGCCCAAGCCCCAGGTGATCCAGCTCCTGACGCACGCCACCGTGTTCGTGTGCCCGTCGGTCTACGAGCCGATGGGCATCGTCAACCTGGAGGCGATGGCCTGCGAGACCGCGGTGGTGGCGACGGCGACCGGGGGTATCCCCGAGGTGGTCGCCGACGGTGCGACGGGGCTGCTGGTGCCCATCTCGCAGGCCGCCGACGGCACGCCGCACGACCCCGAGCGCTTCGCCGCCGACCTCGCCGAGCGGGTCAACGCCCTGCTGGGCGACCCCGCGCGGGCGCGCGCCATGGGCGAGGCGGGCCGGGCCCGCGCCATCGAGCACTTCTCCTGGACGCGCATCGCCGAGCGCACCCTGGACCTCTACGCCTCCCTGGGCGCCTGA